A single genomic interval of Heteronotia binoei isolate CCM8104 ecotype False Entrance Well chromosome 11, APGP_CSIRO_Hbin_v1, whole genome shotgun sequence harbors:
- the LOC132578980 gene encoding nyctalopin-like, with translation MSSGLGTSPSVCPPICKCSSDAIIYCGRAGLRSLPRDIIASTISLNLSNNFLRILAADAFGNLTFLSSLWLDHNNLTFLYPGAFKSLSNLRALYLSRNSRLTYLHANTFEGLDNLISLDLSHCNLFEIHPFMFSHLPSLKVLDLTANNMRYIPQAFQSLTSLTRLSLEKNHIEAIGRDSLKSMKALEDLNLRKNRIWTIHYDAFLQLDRLCVLNLGHNRLSDLPNQLFSGLSQLKTIRLEANRFTKINCSFYGLRSLRKLYLNNNHIVFIADAAFSPLRELSFLHLNRNNLTHLSSRLFMELPKLRYVFLSHNPWECDCGMLWFATWILTYQGVIEGLHCAIPVVRNRSLLGLPAQDILASCSPPLGPIEDACDGPHTNDVSPPSAAPKTLLCFLLTLQLWLSATWSLGGQSDTDTS, from the exons ATGTC GTCTGGGCTGGGCACAAGTCCCTCTGTATGTCCACCCATCTGTAAATGTTCTTCTGATGCAATTATTTACTGTGGCAGAGCTGGACTCAGAAGCCTCCCACGAGACATCATAGCTTCTACCATCTCACTGAACCTGTCCAATAATTTTCTGCGTATCTTGGCTGCTGATGCCTTCGGCAACCTCACCTTCCTGAGTAGCCTCTGGCTGGATCACAACAATCTAACTTTCTTGTACCCTGGTGCATTTAAGTCCCTCAGCAACCTGAGGGCGCTGTACCTCAGCAGGAATTCCAGGTTGACCTACCTTCATGCAAACACCTTCGAAGGTCTAGACAACCTCATCAGCTTGGACTTATCCCACTGCAACCTCTTTGAGATCCACCCATTCATGTTCTCCCACTTGCCCTCTCTGAAAGTGCTCGACCTGACCGCCAACAACATGCGCTATATCCCGCAAGCTTTCCAAAGCTTGACCAGTCTCACGAGGCTGTCTCTGGAGAAGAATCACATTGAAGCCATTGGTAGAGACTCCTTGAAGTCAATGAAAGCTCTGGAGGACTTGAACCTCCGCAAGAATCGAATCTGGACCATCCATTATGATGCCTTTCTCCAACTAGACAGGCTCTGTGTGTTAAATTTAGGGCACAATCGCCTCTCTGATTTGCCTAACCAGCTTTTCAGTGGATTATCTCAGCTCAAGACTATACGCCTGGAGGCAAACAGATTCACTAAGATCAACTGCTCCTTTTATGGCTTGCGCAGCCTGAGGAAACTGTACCTGAACAACAATCACATTGTGTTCATTGCGGATGCTGCTTTCTCACCTTTGAGGGAACTGAGCTTTCTTCATTTAAACAGAAATAACCTGACCCATCTCTCCAGCCGCCTCTTCATGGAACTACCTAAGCTGAGATACGTCTTCTTGTCCCACAACCCCTGGGAGTGCGATTGTGGGATGTTGTGGTTTGCCACTTGGATACTGACCTACCAAGGGGTGATTGAAGGCTTGCACTGTGCCATCCCTGTGGTACGCAACAGGTCACTCCTTGGCCTCCCTGCTCAAGACATCTTGGCCAGCTGCTCACCTCCACTGGGGCCAATAGAGGATGCCTGCGATGGTCCCCACACAAATGATGTTTCTCCTCCATCTGCTGCTCCCAAGACACTGCTTTGCTTCCTGCTCACCTTGCAGCTTTGGCTCTCAGCCACTTGGTCCTTAGGTGGTCAATCAGATACAGACACAAGTTAA